A region of Catenibacterium mitsuokai DNA encodes the following proteins:
- a CDS encoding rubredoxin-like domain-containing protein produces MAKFVCKVCGYVYEGDAAPAECPVCHVGADQFEEVKGEMKLAAEHEYGVYAKTVKNNLDITDEDKKFIFDQLKANFEGECSEVGMYLCMARIAHREGYPEIGLYWEKAAYEEAEHAAKFAEMLGEDLEPNMKSTTKDNLAWRVDCEFGATAGKVELATCAKKNNLDAIHDTVHEMARDEARHGKALKGLLDRYFGK; encoded by the coding sequence ATGGCAAAATTTGTATGTAAAGTGTGTGGATATGTTTATGAAGGAGATGCAGCACCAGCTGAATGTCCAGTATGTCATGTAGGCGCTGATCAGTTTGAAGAAGTAAAGGGTGAAATGAAATTAGCTGCTGAACATGAATATGGTGTTTATGCTAAGACTGTAAAAAATAATCTTGATATCACTGATGAAGATAAGAAATTTATCTTTGATCAGTTAAAAGCAAACTTTGAAGGTGAATGTTCAGAAGTTGGTATGTATTTATGTATGGCTAGAATCGCACATAGAGAAGGTTATCCTGAAATTGGTTTATATTGGGAAAAAGCAGCTTATGAAGAAGCAGAACATGCTGCTAAATTTGCTGAAATGTTAGGTGAAGACTTAGAACCAAATATGAAATCAACTACTAAGGATAACTTAGCTTGGCGTGTAGATTGTGAATTTGGTGCAACTGCTGGTAAGGTTGAACTTGCTACATGTGCTAAAAAGAATAACTTAGATGCAATTCATGATACAGTTCATGAAATGGCAAGAGATGAAGCAAGACATGGTAAAGCATTAAAAGGTTTATTAGATAGATATTTTGGAAAATAA
- a CDS encoding DAK2 domain-containing protein, with protein MKEINGKMFKQMVLSGAIVLHNNHPEVDALNVFPVPDGDTGTNMSLTFNSGAEQVEKLADDTSIGDIAKTLSKGLLMGARGNSGVILSQIFRGVAKSLKGKETANVAELSDAFSSGAKVAYKAVMRPVEGTILTVIRESADAAAKYVQPDMEIEDWFSYFVKSAEKSLDNTPELLPVLKEVGVVDSGGAGLLLVLTGFMAALAGEVIEKVDNVGAASDVEIVQEEEKPYGYRVQFTLKIDDRKMNAFNLDGFINELKNLPGKNVDVAQKDNKVIGNVDTLKPGNALNTGLRFGEFTKVTVVNTEVSEEEKEEEIPMAPAKEMALISVAAGDGIKDMFLELNCDHVVSGGQTMNPATEDIVKAIKGVNAKHVIILPNNSNIVMTAQQAATVLEGEVDVVVLPTKTIPQGLSAAIMYNPEATLDENVDEMKEAIANVKTGQVTFAIKDTSIDGLEIKANNYMALCEKKIVACVPDKLEALKNVLSNLVDEDSEIVTLICGEDVTEEEQEAAASFIEENYEDVECEVHVGKQPVYSFIVGVE; from the coding sequence ATGAAGGAAATTAACGGTAAAATGTTTAAACAGATGGTCTTAAGCGGGGCTATCGTATTACATAATAATCATCCTGAGGTAGATGCTTTAAACGTCTTCCCAGTACCAGATGGAGATACAGGTACTAATATGTCTCTTACATTCAATTCTGGGGCTGAACAGGTTGAAAAGCTTGCTGATGATACATCTATTGGTGATATTGCTAAAACTCTTTCTAAGGGCTTATTAATGGGAGCAAGAGGAAACTCTGGTGTAATCCTTTCTCAGATCTTTAGAGGTGTCGCTAAATCACTTAAGGGAAAAGAAACTGCCAATGTTGCAGAATTATCTGATGCATTCTCTTCTGGGGCTAAAGTGGCTTATAAAGCAGTTATGCGTCCAGTAGAAGGAACAATCTTAACAGTTATTAGAGAATCTGCTGATGCAGCTGCTAAGTATGTACAGCCAGATATGGAAATTGAAGACTGGTTCTCTTACTTTGTAAAGAGTGCTGAAAAGTCTTTAGATAATACACCTGAACTTCTTCCAGTATTAAAAGAAGTAGGTGTAGTTGACTCAGGAGGAGCTGGTTTATTATTAGTATTAACTGGTTTCATGGCTGCTCTTGCTGGTGAAGTAATTGAAAAAGTAGATAATGTTGGTGCGGCAAGTGATGTGGAAATTGTACAGGAAGAAGAAAAGCCTTATGGTTATCGTGTACAGTTCACATTAAAGATTGATGACAGAAAGATGAATGCATTCAACTTAGATGGTTTCATCAATGAGTTAAAGAATTTACCAGGTAAGAACGTAGATGTAGCACAGAAAGATAACAAGGTTATTGGTAATGTAGATACATTAAAGCCTGGTAATGCATTAAATACAGGTCTTCGTTTTGGTGAATTCACTAAGGTAACTGTAGTCAATACTGAAGTATCTGAAGAAGAAAAAGAAGAAGAAATCCCAATGGCTCCTGCTAAGGAAATGGCTCTTATTTCTGTGGCTGCAGGTGATGGTATTAAGGATATGTTCCTTGAATTAAATTGTGATCATGTTGTATCTGGTGGTCAGACAATGAACCCAGCAACTGAAGATATCGTTAAAGCAATCAAGGGTGTGAATGCAAAACATGTCATCATTCTTCCAAATAACTCTAATATCGTAATGACTGCGCAGCAGGCGGCTACAGTATTAGAAGGAGAAGTAGACGTTGTAGTATTACCTACTAAGACTATTCCTCAGGGATTATCTGCTGCTATCATGTATAATCCAGAAGCAACATTAGATGAAAATGTGGATGAAATGAAGGAAGCTATTGCGAATGTAAAGACTGGTCAGGTGACTTTCGCAATCAAGGATACTTCAATTGATGGTTTAGAAATTAAAGCAAATAATTATATGGCTTTATGTGAAAAGAAGATTGTGGCTTGTGTGCCAGATAAGTTAGAAGCATTAAAGAATGTTTTAAGCAATCTTGTAGATGAAGATTCTGAAATCGTTACACTTATTTGTGGTGAAGACGTAACAGAAGAAGAACAGGAAGCAGCTGCAAGCTTCATTGAAGAAAACTATGAAGATGTAGAATGTGAAGTTCATGTTGGTAAACAGCCAGTTTACTCATTTATTGTTGGTGTAGAATAA
- a CDS encoding Asp23/Gls24 family envelope stress response protein has translation MIKKTTDLGNIDISTDVIATICGGAATECYGVVGMASQKMMDGFYDLLGKDNYSKGIVVEEGQTGSIINLYIIVGYGVKISEIVYEVQKKVKYVLEKTLDIDIEAVNVYVQSIRVMD, from the coding sequence ATGATTAAAAAAACAACTGATCTTGGAAATATAGATATTTCAACTGACGTTATTGCTACTATTTGTGGCGGAGCTGCAACAGAATGTTATGGTGTTGTAGGTATGGCTAGCCAGAAGATGATGGATGGTTTTTATGATCTTCTAGGTAAAGATAATTATTCTAAAGGAATTGTTGTTGAAGAAGGTCAGACTGGTTCTATTATTAATCTTTATATTATTGTAGGTTACGGTGTGAAGATTTCTGAAATCGTATATGAAGTACAGAAGAAAGTTAAATATGTACTAGAAAAGACTCTAGATATTGATATTGAAGCTGTGAATGTTTATGTTCAGAGCATCCGTGTAATGGACTAG
- the rpmB gene encoding 50S ribosomal protein L28, translated as MSRKCQLSGKGPMSGNNRSHALNATRRKWNVNLQKATVIIDGKPTKVRVSARQLRTLRKSA; from the coding sequence ATGTCTAGAAAATGTCAGCTTAGCGGTAAAGGACCTATGTCTGGTAACAACCGTTCTCATGCATTAAACGCTACAAGAAGAAAGTGGAATGTTAACTTACAGAAAGCTACTGTCATCATCGATGGTAAGCCTACAAAGGTAAGAGTTTCTGCAAGACAGTTAAGAACTTTAAGAAAGAGCGCTTAA
- a CDS encoding YjjG family noncanonical pyrimidine nucleotidase: MKYKTILWDIDGTLLNFEMSEKISMEKCLEKHGVSMTEAQFEEYKKINKECWKMIEKDHSRRNELMVKRFVDFFTLLNVSIDGVQFNKDYQEALGTYYCLNEFALDVILALKPHCKQYAASNGSKVAQLGKLKGTGLYDLFDDIFISEDVGYEKPDLTYFNYIKEKTHYDPDTTIIIGDSLTSDIKGGENVGIDTCYFNPAHQKNTSQAVTYEIDKLIEVLDIVK; the protein is encoded by the coding sequence ATGAAATATAAAACTATATTATGGGATATAGATGGCACACTTCTTAATTTTGAAATGTCTGAAAAAATCAGCATGGAAAAATGTTTAGAGAAGCATGGCGTATCTATGACAGAAGCACAATTTGAAGAATACAAAAAGATTAATAAAGAATGCTGGAAGATGATTGAAAAGGATCATTCAAGAAGAAATGAACTCATGGTGAAACGTTTTGTAGATTTTTTTACATTACTTAATGTTTCTATTGATGGTGTTCAGTTTAATAAAGATTATCAGGAAGCATTAGGTACTTATTATTGTTTGAATGAATTCGCCTTAGATGTCATTTTGGCGCTTAAACCACATTGCAAGCAGTATGCAGCATCAAATGGCTCAAAAGTCGCTCAGTTAGGCAAATTAAAGGGTACAGGGCTTTATGATTTATTTGATGATATATTCATCTCAGAAGATGTAGGATATGAAAAACCTGATCTCACTTACTTTAATTATATTAAAGAAAAGACCCACTATGATCCTGATACCACAATTATTATTGGAGACTCACTTACAAGCGATATAAAGGGTGGAGAGAATGTAGGAATAGATACATGCTACTTTAATCCAGCTCATCAAAAAAACACTTCTCAAGCTGTCACATATGAAATAGACAAACTTATAGAAGTGTTAGACATAGTAAAATAA
- the dnaJ gene encoding molecular chaperone DnaJ encodes MADKRDYYEVLGVSKDASKDEIKRAYRKMAKKYHPDVNKAPDAAEKFKEVNEAYEILSDENKKAAYDRYGHAAFEQGGAGAGGFGGQGFGGFEDMDFGDIFGSFFGGGQSRSRRPTGPQKGEDRYVQIEIDFMDAIKGKKTELKINYDEQCSHCHGTGAKNPNDVHTCSRCGGTGRIRVQQRSPFGTIINETVCPDCHGTGKVVKDKCPHCHGSGYINKNVTVELTIPAGINSHQQLRVAGKGQRGVNGGPNGDLYVEIYVRPHKYFVRNGNDISISVPVSAVDATLGCEVEVPTVYGDVTMKIPAGTQTGTVMRLKGKGVKNMRSDTYGDQYVQVNVSIPKKLSKKEKDLYMKLKELDEKESIFDQFKKSFKR; translated from the coding sequence ATGGCAGATAAGAGAGATTACTATGAAGTCCTTGGTGTGTCCAAGGATGCTTCAAAAGATGAAATAAAACGTGCCTATCGTAAGATGGCAAAGAAATATCACCCTGATGTGAATAAGGCGCCTGATGCAGCAGAAAAGTTCAAGGAAGTTAATGAAGCCTATGAAATTCTTTCTGATGAGAATAAGAAGGCCGCTTATGACCGTTATGGACATGCAGCATTTGAACAGGGTGGTGCAGGTGCTGGAGGATTTGGTGGCCAGGGATTTGGTGGATTTGAAGATATGGACTTTGGTGATATCTTCGGTTCATTCTTTGGCGGAGGACAGTCACGTTCTAGAAGACCTACAGGACCACAAAAAGGTGAAGACCGTTATGTTCAGATAGAAATTGATTTCATGGATGCTATCAAGGGCAAAAAGACTGAACTTAAGATTAACTACGATGAACAGTGTTCTCATTGTCATGGTACAGGTGCGAAGAATCCTAATGATGTGCATACATGTTCTAGATGTGGTGGTACAGGACGTATTAGAGTACAGCAGCGTTCGCCATTTGGTACTATCATTAATGAAACAGTCTGTCCAGACTGTCATGGTACAGGTAAGGTAGTCAAGGATAAGTGCCCACATTGTCATGGTTCAGGATATATTAATAAGAATGTCACTGTTGAATTAACTATCCCAGCTGGTATTAATTCTCATCAGCAGTTACGTGTCGCTGGTAAAGGACAGCGTGGTGTCAATGGTGGACCTAATGGGGACTTATATGTAGAAATCTATGTTCGTCCACATAAATACTTTGTGAGAAATGGTAATGATATTTCTATATCAGTTCCAGTTTCTGCAGTCGATGCAACTCTTGGCTGTGAAGTAGAAGTACCTACTGTTTATGGTGATGTGACTATGAAGATTCCAGCAGGAACACAAACTGGTACAGTCATGAGACTTAAGGGTAAAGGTGTCAAGAACATGCGTAGTGATACTTATGGTGATCAGTATGTTCAGGTCAATGTTTCTATTCCTAAGAAACTCAGCAAGAAAGAAAAAGACCTTTACATGAAACTTAAGGAATTAGACGAAAAAGAATCTATTTTTGATCAATTTAAGAAATCATTCAAGAGATAG
- the dnaK gene encoding molecular chaperone DnaK yields the protein MSKVIGIDLGTTNSCVSVMENGEAKVIANPEGMRTTPSVVAFKNGEIIVGEAAKRQAVTNPDTVASIKRHMGTSYKEHVNGRDYTPEEISAMILQNLKATAESYLGEPVTRAVITVPAYFNDSQRQATKDAGKIAGLEVERIINEPTAAALAYGVDKTEQEQKVLVYDLGGGTFDVSILDLADGTFDVLATAGNNHLGGDDFDKKVMDYMISEFKKENGVDLSADKMAMQRVKDAAEKAKKDLSGMMQTQISLPYITAGANGPLHLDMTLTRAKFDELTSDLVAATETPVRQALNDADVTPSEIDQILLVGGSTRIIAVQESVKRLLGKEPNKSVNPDEVVSMGAAIQGGVITGDVKDIVLLDVTPLSLGIETMGGVMTVLIPRNTTIPTTKSQIFSTAADNQPAVDINVLQGERAMAKDNKQLGLFKLDGIEPAPRGVPQIEVSFDIDVNGIVNVKAKDMKTNKEQSITIQNSTGLSEEEIDRMVKEAESNKADDEKKRKDIETKNKAEAMINQIDKALAEQGANLPEDQKKQATALRDELKTALDNNDMATLESKMSELEKIAQQMAAAQYQQQNAGNTAGADTSSNNNNDDFVDADFTEKN from the coding sequence ATGAGTAAAGTTATTGGTATTGATTTAGGTACAACAAATTCATGTGTCAGTGTAATGGAAAATGGTGAAGCAAAAGTAATTGCAAATCCAGAAGGAATGAGAACAACTCCATCAGTTGTTGCATTCAAGAATGGCGAAATTATCGTTGGTGAAGCTGCAAAGCGTCAGGCAGTTACAAATCCTGATACTGTAGCATCAATCAAGAGACATATGGGTACAAGCTATAAAGAACATGTCAATGGTCGTGATTATACACCAGAAGAAATTTCAGCAATGATTCTTCAGAACTTAAAAGCTACTGCTGAAAGTTATTTAGGTGAACCTGTAACTCGTGCAGTTATCACAGTTCCAGCTTACTTCAATGACTCACAGCGTCAGGCTACAAAAGATGCTGGTAAGATTGCAGGTCTTGAAGTTGAACGTATCATCAACGAACCTACAGCAGCAGCTCTTGCTTATGGTGTAGACAAGACTGAACAGGAACAGAAAGTATTAGTATATGACTTAGGTGGTGGAACATTCGATGTATCTATCCTTGACTTAGCTGATGGTACTTTCGATGTATTAGCTACTGCAGGTAACAACCACTTAGGTGGTGATGACTTCGATAAGAAAGTTATGGACTACATGATTAGTGAATTCAAGAAAGAAAACGGTGTTGATTTAAGCGCTGATAAGATGGCTATGCAGAGAGTTAAAGATGCTGCAGAAAAGGCTAAGAAAGACTTATCTGGTATGATGCAGACTCAGATTTCATTACCATATATCACAGCTGGTGCTAATGGACCACTTCATTTAGATATGACTCTTACAAGAGCAAAATTTGATGAATTAACATCTGATTTAGTTGCTGCAACTGAAACTCCAGTAAGACAGGCATTAAATGATGCTGACGTTACTCCATCAGAAATCGATCAGATCTTATTAGTTGGTGGTTCTACTCGTATTATCGCAGTACAGGAATCAGTTAAGAGATTATTAGGAAAAGAACCTAACAAGTCAGTTAACCCTGATGAAGTAGTATCTATGGGTGCTGCAATCCAGGGTGGTGTTATCACTGGTGATGTTAAAGATATCGTATTACTTGACGTTACACCATTATCACTTGGTATCGAAACAATGGGTGGTGTTATGACAGTATTAATTCCTCGTAACACAACTATCCCAACTACTAAATCACAGATCTTCTCAACTGCTGCTGATAACCAGCCAGCTGTAGATATCAACGTATTACAGGGTGAACGTGCTATGGCTAAAGATAATAAGCAGTTAGGCTTATTCAAACTTGATGGTATTGAACCAGCTCCAAGAGGCGTTCCTCAGATTGAAGTATCATTTGATATCGACGTTAACGGTATCGTAAACGTTAAAGCAAAAGATATGAAGACAAACAAAGAACAGTCTATCACTATTCAGAACTCTACAGGTTTAAGTGAAGAAGAAATCGATAGAATGGTTAAGGAAGCAGAAAGCAACAAAGCTGACGATGAAAAGAAACGTAAAGACATCGAAACTAAGAACAAAGCAGAAGCTATGATCAACCAGATTGATAAGGCTTTAGCTGAACAGGGTGCTAACCTTCCAGAAGATCAGAAGAAGCAGGCTACAGCTTTAAGAGATGAACTTAAGACTGCATTAGATAATAATGATATGGCTACTCTTGAATCTAAGATGAGCGAACTTGAAAAGATTGCTCAGCAGATGGCTGCTGCTCAGTATCAGCAGCAGAATGCTGGTAACACAGCAGGTGCAGACACTTCATCTAACAACAATAACGATGATTTCGTTGATGCAGACTTTACTGAAAAGAACTAA
- the grpE gene encoding nucleotide exchange factor GrpE produces MAEEMKKEAEETVEETTKEEAEEVKEETAEEKAEETVDPKDEKIKDLESQINKWKTDYYKVFADMENLKKRLKTEHANQLKYAMQSFIEELLPVIDNYERSLTVEPESEEGKNILKGNKMILNQLMNILGKNGVTVIEAQGKEFDPNIHQAVMQDDNPDFGPNIVTEELQKGYMLKDRVIRATLVKVNKD; encoded by the coding sequence ATGGCAGAAGAAATGAAGAAAGAAGCAGAAGAAACTGTTGAAGAAACTACTAAGGAAGAAGCTGAAGAAGTAAAAGAAGAAACAGCTGAAGAAAAAGCTGAAGAAACAGTAGATCCTAAAGATGAAAAGATTAAGGATTTAGAATCTCAAATCAACAAGTGGAAGACAGATTATTATAAAGTATTCGCTGATATGGAGAACTTAAAGAAAAGACTTAAAACAGAACATGCAAATCAGTTAAAGTATGCAATGCAGTCTTTTATTGAAGAGTTACTACCAGTTATTGATAACTATGAAAGATCATTAACTGTAGAACCTGAAAGCGAAGAAGGTAAGAATATTCTTAAGGGTAACAAGATGATCTTAAACCAGTTAATGAATATTCTAGGTAAGAATGGTGTAACTGTGATTGAAGCACAGGGCAAGGAATTTGATCCTAATATACACCAGGCAGTCATGCAGGATGACAATCCTGACTTTGGTCCAAATATTGTGACTGAAGAATTACAAAAAGGTTATATGTTAAAAGATAGAGTTATTAGAGCAACTTTAGTGAAAGTGAATAAGGATTAA
- the hrcA gene encoding heat-inducible transcriptional repressor HrcA, with product MLSARQMLIFKYIVEEFIETAEPVGSKLLMTKYELPYSSATIRNEMSKLEELGFLVKTHTSSGRVPSKKGYYYYVNTLLQPNVDEQVKNQVATIFSDTHQSLNSLIKESCEMLSQLTDLTAVALGPNSSYECLQNITLVPIGTRNVTAIIVTDKGHVENRVFTLSETLSLDDLQSCVSVMNDTLVGTPINQVADKLENDVKPILNTRIKEHEILFNAFLEAFMKFARNNVYFSGKDHLLYQPEYNDVNKLRKLVSAFENSSNWNFLAPTDDDGIKVLIGDDSNVSGLDDVSVISSSFDTGGANKGTISVIGPTRMPYKKVVSLVEYITENIERIIKENDE from the coding sequence GTGCTATCGGCAAGACAAATGCTAATATTTAAATATATTGTCGAAGAGTTTATTGAAACAGCAGAACCTGTTGGATCTAAACTATTGATGACAAAATATGAGTTACCTTATTCAAGCGCCACTATCCGAAATGAAATGAGCAAACTTGAAGAACTTGGCTTTCTAGTAAAGACACATACATCTTCTGGTCGTGTTCCTTCTAAGAAGGGCTACTACTATTATGTAAATACTTTGCTTCAGCCAAATGTTGATGAACAGGTGAAGAATCAGGTTGCAACAATCTTTAGTGATACACATCAATCATTGAATAGTTTGATTAAAGAAAGCTGCGAAATGTTAAGCCAGTTGACTGATCTGACGGCGGTTGCTCTAGGACCTAATTCAAGTTATGAATGCCTGCAGAATATCACATTAGTTCCTATTGGAACAAGAAATGTGACAGCCATCATAGTGACGGATAAGGGACATGTAGAAAATCGAGTTTTCACTTTATCTGAGACATTGAGTTTGGATGATTTACAATCCTGTGTATCGGTTATGAATGATACACTGGTAGGTACACCAATTAATCAGGTCGCAGATAAGTTAGAAAACGATGTCAAGCCAATCCTCAATACGAGAATCAAGGAACATGAAATCTTGTTTAATGCTTTCTTAGAAGCATTTATGAAATTTGCAAGAAACAATGTATATTTCTCTGGTAAAGATCATTTGTTATATCAGCCAGAATACAATGATGTCAATAAGTTAAGAAAACTAGTGAGTGCATTTGAAAATTCATCAAACTGGAATTTCTTAGCACCCACAGATGACGATGGCATTAAGGTATTGATTGGTGATGATTCAAATGTATCTGGACTTGATGATGTATCTGTTATTTCATCTTCTTTTGATACAGGAGGAGCTAACAAAGGAACGATTTCTGTAATCGGTCCAACGCGTATGCCTTACAAGAAAGTTGTATCGCTTGTAGAATATATTACTGAAAATATTGAAAGAATCATCAAGGAAAATGATGAGTAG
- the hemW gene encoding radical SAM family heme chaperone HemW codes for METKALYIHIPFCDHICSYCDFAKVYYREEFVLQYLERLKEELDTLPHHPMETIYIGGGTPSALSLNQLKMLLNMIDPFVGDGTLEYTIEVNPESATLDKLEIMHLHGVNRLSVGVQTFDNTLLKRIERYHTSSIAKEVVRNAKAIGFKHISIDLMYGLPGQTLEDVKEDLQIALSLPINHLSYYSLILEEHTRLYDNYEPLDEETEGIWSDYIVETLSRAGFHRYEVSNYALGNHESYHNKVYWHYENYYGVGIGATGKIDDELISHSRSLTDYLQGKNTIYIEKETIEDTMFNHLMMSLRLEEGLDLDEFKRRYHHTIEEVYKEALSKNLDNHNLVIENNHLKTNHTLDLLNSILLDFLPE; via the coding sequence ATGGAAACAAAAGCACTTTATATTCATATTCCTTTTTGTGATCATATCTGTTCTTATTGCGATTTTGCAAAGGTTTATTATCGTGAAGAGTTTGTATTACAGTATCTAGAACGTTTAAAGGAAGAACTTGATACACTTCCTCATCATCCGATGGAAACTATTTATATAGGAGGAGGCACACCAAGTGCACTTTCTTTAAATCAATTAAAGATGTTATTAAATATGATAGATCCTTTTGTGGGTGATGGAACTCTAGAATATACTATAGAAGTCAATCCTGAATCAGCAACGCTAGATAAACTAGAAATTATGCATCTTCATGGAGTTAATCGCTTAAGTGTTGGAGTACAGACATTTGATAATACATTATTAAAAAGAATTGAACGTTATCATACATCTTCTATTGCAAAAGAAGTTGTAAGAAATGCGAAGGCTATTGGCTTTAAGCATATCTCTATTGATTTGATGTATGGATTACCAGGACAGACACTAGAAGATGTAAAAGAAGATTTACAGATTGCCTTATCACTTCCTATCAATCATTTATCCTACTATTCTCTTATACTAGAAGAACATACAAGACTTTATGACAATTATGAACCACTTGATGAAGAAACTGAAGGAATCTGGAGTGATTATATTGTAGAGACACTCTCTCGTGCAGGTTTTCATCGTTATGAGGTATCTAATTATGCATTAGGAAATCATGAATCTTATCATAATAAAGTCTATTGGCATTATGAGAACTATTATGGTGTCGGTATTGGCGCCACAGGTAAGATAGATGATGAACTTATTTCTCACTCACGTAGTCTCACTGATTACCTGCAGGGGAAGAATACAATATATATAGAAAAAGAAACAATCGAAGATACAATGTTTAATCATCTTATGATGTCTTTACGTCTTGAAGAAGGATTGGACCTTGATGAATTTAAAAGAAGATACCATCATACTATAGAAGAGGTCTATAAAGAAGCTCTCTCTAAGAATCTAGATAACCACAATCTGGTTATTGAAAATAATCATTTAAAAACAAATCATACGCTTGATCTTCTTAATTCCATTCTCCTTGATTTCTTGCCAGAGTAG
- the holA gene encoding DNA polymerase III subunit delta, whose product MNIVLYGEEKLLLAQRLEDLKKKYQCTSDDMNYMVYHAGETPMKEIIEDALTQPFLTEYKMVVLKNPIFLTKEKPKKKLVTDEDIKLFLDYIEHDNPTTIFVIYQDQRNFDERKKVVKSLRKHAKWYEMEKLTFDQLYKATREAIIHRNASIEDDALTLLLDRCGNDLLTISNQVEKLCLYTHNIKKEDVERLVPPRVEEDVFKLTNALMNHDLRNTMRVYQDLISQNHEPLQLIGLIANSLRNLYQVSIMSKKGYRDTDIASALGLNPRAIYPIRKNAAHFDITELMEKLYALSELDYAIKTGTVDKYRGLELFLMRI is encoded by the coding sequence ATGAATATTGTATTATATGGAGAAGAAAAACTATTGCTTGCACAAAGATTAGAGGATTTAAAAAAGAAATATCAATGTACAAGTGATGATATGAATTATATGGTCTATCATGCAGGTGAAACGCCAATGAAGGAAATCATTGAAGATGCCTTAACACAGCCTTTCTTGACAGAATATAAGATGGTTGTCTTAAAGAATCCAATCTTTCTTACCAAAGAGAAGCCTAAAAAGAAGCTTGTCACAGATGAAGATATCAAGCTGTTTTTAGATTATATTGAACATGATAATCCGACAACAATCTTTGTTATATATCAGGATCAGCGTAATTTTGATGAAAGAAAGAAGGTAGTCAAATCATTACGTAAGCATGCGAAATGGTATGAAATGGAAAAACTGACCTTTGATCAGCTTTATAAAGCTACTAGAGAAGCGATCATTCATAGAAATGCCTCTATTGAAGATGATGCACTTACTTTGTTGTTAGATCGCTGTGGGAATGATCTTTTGACTATTTCTAATCAGGTAGAAAAACTATGTCTTTATACACATAATATAAAGAAGGAAGATGTTGAAAGACTTGTTCCACCACGTGTTGAAGAAGATGTATTTAAGTTGACAAATGCGCTTATGAATCATGATTTAAGAAATACGATGCGTGTTTATCAGGATTTGATTTCTCAAAACCATGAGCCTTTACAGTTGATTGGGTTAATTGCGAATTCATTACGTAATCTTTATCAGGTCTCTATTATGAGTAAGAAGGGCTATCGTGATACTGATATTGCATCTGCCCTTGGACTTAATCCTCGTGCAATCTATCCAATCCGTAAAAATGCGGCACACTTTGATATTACAGAACTTATGGAAAAACTTTATGCTTTATCTGAACTTGATTATGCGATCAAGACAGGGACAGTGGATAAATATAGAGGATTAGAACTCTTCTTGATGAGGATATAA